A genome region from Alkalimarinus coralli includes the following:
- the rapZ gene encoding RNase adapter RapZ yields MKLVIVSGRSGSGKSTALHVLEDLGYYCIDNLPIGLLLPLADEALITEETRLEKIAVSIDARNLSTGIDQFSDITNQFKHRNFDMDVIYLDALDQTLLKRFSATRRKHPLTNDSISLKEAIDAEKALLSPISSAADLIVDTSDMTMYQLRDLIKDRVAGKSGQDMALLFQSFGFKHGVPIDADFVFDVRCLPNPYWDQSLRAFTGKDKPVQDFLEQQPETGEMLGDIVSYLNKWLPQFANSNRSYLTIGIGCTGGQHRSVYISERLGEIFKSLQPNVQVRHKELPAQPDSDH; encoded by the coding sequence ATGAAACTTGTTATAGTAAGCGGTCGCTCAGGGTCAGGAAAAAGCACCGCACTCCATGTTCTCGAAGATCTGGGCTATTATTGCATCGACAACCTGCCAATCGGCCTCCTATTACCACTCGCCGATGAGGCTCTCATCACAGAAGAAACACGCCTGGAAAAAATCGCCGTCAGTATTGATGCGAGAAACCTTTCAACAGGCATCGACCAGTTTTCAGATATAACCAATCAATTTAAGCATCGCAATTTTGATATGGATGTCATCTATCTTGATGCTCTCGATCAAACACTGTTAAAACGATTTAGCGCCACGAGGCGAAAGCACCCTCTGACGAACGATTCAATATCCCTAAAAGAAGCAATCGATGCAGAAAAGGCATTACTCTCACCCATATCGTCTGCTGCTGACCTGATCGTTGATACCAGCGACATGACCATGTACCAACTCAGGGACTTAATAAAAGACCGGGTTGCCGGAAAATCAGGCCAGGATATGGCACTGCTTTTTCAGTCCTTTGGTTTTAAACATGGCGTTCCGATTGATGCGGACTTTGTATTTGATGTGCGGTGTTTACCGAACCCATACTGGGATCAAAGCCTAAGAGCATTCACTGGAAAAGATAAGCCTGTGCAAGATTTTTTAGAGCAGCAGCCTGAAACCGGTGAAATGCTGGGAGACATAGTCAGTTACCTCAATAAGTGGCTTCCACAGTTTGCCAATTCAAACAGAAGCTATCTGACCATTGGGATCGGCTGTACTGGCGGGCAGCACCGCTCGGTCTACATCTCTGAGCGGCTAGGAGAGATCTTTAAGTCACTGCAGCCGAATGTTCAAGTTCGGCACAAAGAGCTGCCAGCCCAACCCGATAGTGATCACTAA
- the ptsN gene encoding PTS IIA-like nitrogen regulatory protein PtsN has product MTDTSVSIQSILSPELALCSLPGSSKKKVLEEIAQRIAQQYPDINENTIFNSLIGRERLGSTGIGQGIAIPHCRLENCHKVIGALLTLNQKVPFDSIDNEPVDLLFVLIVPQEATSEHLELLSQLAEKFNNTELCRKLRGCEDSESLYNTIIQS; this is encoded by the coding sequence ATGACCGATACGTCAGTTTCAATTCAATCTATACTGTCTCCCGAGCTGGCTCTTTGCAGCCTGCCCGGGAGCAGCAAAAAGAAAGTTCTGGAAGAAATTGCGCAGCGAATAGCGCAACAATATCCAGATATTAATGAAAACACGATCTTTAACAGCCTGATCGGTAGAGAACGATTAGGCAGTACTGGCATTGGTCAAGGAATCGCAATTCCTCACTGCAGGCTGGAAAACTGCCACAAAGTAATCGGAGCCTTGCTAACGCTTAATCAGAAAGTGCCCTTTGATTCGATCGATAATGAGCCTGTTGACCTGCTGTTTGTACTTATCGTCCCACAAGAAGCAACCAGTGAACACTTGGAGTTACTCAGCCAGCTGGCAGAGAAATTCAATAATACCGAACTGTGCCGAAAGCTTAGAGGTTGCGAGGACAGTGAGTCACTATACAACACAATCATTCAATCATAA
- the hpf gene encoding ribosome hibernation promoting factor, with translation MQLNITGHHVDLTDSLKDYVSSKLEKLERHFDHISNVQVTLSVQKLRQIAEATLHISGADIHATAEQEDMYAAIDMLVDKLDRQILKHKEKNVDRLHGASAR, from the coding sequence ATGCAATTGAATATTACGGGACACCACGTTGATCTGACAGACTCTTTGAAAGACTATGTTAGCAGCAAGCTCGAAAAGCTTGAACGACACTTTGACCATATCAGCAACGTTCAGGTTACATTATCAGTTCAAAAACTTCGTCAAATTGCAGAAGCGACCCTTCATATCAGTGGCGCCGATATTCATGCTACAGCAGAGCAGGAAGACATGTACGCAGCAATAGATATGCTGGTAGACAAGCTCGACCGTCAAATTCTTAAGCATAAAGAGAAGAATGTCGACAGACTTCACGGTGCATCCGCACGATAA
- a CDS encoding RNA polymerase factor sigma-54, with protein MKASLQLKLGQQLTMTPQLQQAIRLLQLSTLDLQQEIQEALESNPMLEISDDDRNRSENPDTETSSQEQNTADDSASQAKESMAEASSEGSDEIMNAEDWSDSIPNDLPVDTAWDDIYPNNAPSGPAPEEDSDFESRNSVGESLQDHLLWQLNLTPMSDIDKLIAMSIIDSVNTDGYLSSTVEEILSGFAETNQEEASEHEVELDEVQAVLKRIQHFDPPGVASRDLQECLLIQLNQLPDSTPWLPQAKLVINHYLNLLGNRDYAQLIRRSRIKETDLKQVIKLIQSLNPRPGEQISGNTPEYVVPDVVVKKVNERWKVELNPEIAPKIRVNSSYASLVKRADSSADNTYMKDQLQEAKWFIKSLQSRNETLLKVSSKIVEHQQGFLDHGEEAMKPLILHDIAEAVDMHESTISRVTTQKFMHTPRGIFELKYFFSSHVSTASGGECSSTAIRAIIKKLVAAESAKKPLSDSKIATILDEQGIKVARRTIAKYREAMSIPPSNERKRLV; from the coding sequence ATGAAAGCATCACTTCAGCTCAAACTAGGTCAGCAGCTGACAATGACCCCTCAACTGCAGCAGGCAATACGCTTACTGCAGCTTTCTACTCTTGATTTGCAGCAGGAAATCCAAGAGGCCCTTGAGTCCAATCCAATGCTGGAAATATCTGACGATGATCGTAATCGATCCGAGAACCCGGATACAGAGACCTCCTCCCAAGAGCAAAACACAGCCGATGATTCTGCATCGCAAGCTAAAGAGTCCATGGCAGAAGCCAGCTCAGAAGGCTCTGATGAAATTATGAACGCAGAAGACTGGTCTGACAGCATTCCAAATGACTTGCCAGTAGATACCGCATGGGATGACATTTACCCCAACAACGCACCGTCTGGTCCTGCCCCAGAAGAAGATAGCGACTTTGAGTCACGTAACAGCGTGGGCGAATCCCTTCAGGATCATCTGCTTTGGCAACTCAACCTGACCCCCATGTCAGACATTGATAAACTGATCGCCATGTCTATCATTGACTCAGTTAATACCGATGGCTATTTATCCAGCACCGTTGAGGAGATCTTATCCGGTTTTGCTGAAACCAATCAGGAAGAAGCGAGCGAGCACGAAGTTGAGCTAGACGAAGTACAAGCGGTTCTAAAACGAATTCAACATTTTGATCCGCCAGGGGTAGCCAGTCGAGACCTGCAAGAGTGCCTGCTAATCCAACTCAATCAGCTTCCAGATAGCACACCATGGTTACCTCAGGCAAAACTGGTCATCAACCATTACCTCAATCTTTTAGGCAACCGGGACTACGCCCAACTGATAAGACGCAGCCGCATAAAAGAGACCGACCTTAAACAGGTTATCAAACTCATTCAATCACTTAACCCTCGACCAGGCGAGCAGATCAGCGGTAATACACCCGAGTATGTTGTTCCAGATGTGGTTGTCAAAAAGGTTAATGAGCGTTGGAAAGTGGAGCTCAACCCGGAAATTGCCCCTAAGATAAGGGTTAATTCAAGCTACGCATCACTCGTTAAACGAGCTGACAGTAGTGCTGACAACACTTATATGAAGGATCAGTTACAAGAGGCCAAGTGGTTTATTAAAAGCTTACAAAGTCGTAATGAGACACTGCTGAAGGTTTCCAGTAAGATCGTGGAACATCAACAAGGTTTTCTTGATCATGGTGAAGAGGCAATGAAGCCTCTTATTCTGCATGATATAGCGGAGGCCGTAGATATGCATGAGTCAACCATATCAAGGGTCACCACCCAAAAATTCATGCATACTCCCAGAGGCATATTTGAACTTAAATATTTCTTCTCCAGCCATGTAAGCACAGCATCTGGAGGCGAGTGTTCATCAACCGCAATTCGCGCCATCATTAAAAAACTGGTAGCGGCTGAATCTGCCAAAAAACCGCTAAGCGATAGCAAAATAGCAACGATACTCGACGAACAAGGTATCAAAGTAGCAAGACGAACCATCGCAAAATATCGCGAAGCGATGTCAATACCCCCATCAAATGAACGAAAACGTTTAGTATAA
- the lptB gene encoding LPS export ABC transporter ATP-binding protein: MKTLSADNLAKSYKKRSVVKDVSLSIQSGEIVGLLGPNGAGKTTCFYMIVGLVEADKGKISIDGENLTHLPMHGRARKGIGYLPQEASVFRKLSVKDNLMAILETRKDLSKAERKEKMETLLQEFHITHIKDSLGMSLSGGERRRVEIARALATEPDFILLDEPFAGVDPISVSDIKQIVTHLKEKGIGVLITDHNVRETLDICEKAYIVSDGHIIASGTAEDVLSNQQVKDVYLGEQFRL; the protein is encoded by the coding sequence ATGAAAACGTTAAGCGCCGACAACCTGGCAAAAAGCTATAAAAAACGATCAGTCGTCAAAGACGTCTCACTCTCAATACAAAGCGGTGAAATTGTTGGCTTACTCGGCCCCAACGGTGCAGGGAAAACCACATGTTTTTACATGATCGTCGGTTTGGTCGAAGCCGACAAAGGGAAAATATCAATCGATGGGGAGAATTTGACCCATTTACCCATGCATGGCCGAGCAAGAAAAGGGATTGGTTACCTCCCTCAGGAAGCGTCTGTTTTTAGAAAGCTAAGCGTTAAAGATAATTTAATGGCAATACTTGAGACACGGAAAGATCTTTCTAAAGCCGAACGCAAAGAGAAGATGGAAACCCTTCTTCAAGAGTTTCACATTACACATATAAAAGATAGCTTAGGTATGAGCCTGTCAGGTGGCGAACGCCGCCGTGTAGAAATCGCTCGCGCATTAGCCACTGAGCCGGATTTTATACTACTTGACGAGCCATTTGCCGGGGTTGACCCAATTTCTGTAAGCGACATCAAGCAGATCGTCACCCATTTGAAAGAGAAAGGGATAGGCGTACTAATAACAGACCATAATGTTCGGGAAACCCTTGATATTTGTGAGAAAGCGTATATCGTGAGCGACGGACACATTATAGCGTCGGGCACTGCGGAAGATGTTCTGTCAAACCAACAAGTTAAAGATGTATATCTAGGAGAACAATTTAGGCTTTAA
- the lptA gene encoding lipopolysaccharide transport periplasmic protein LptA, translating to MPNNSKPYHHSKPFKKQLIALIVALSTLISTQASAFTANSNQPIKIQSDRAELDEKKGRSIYSGDVVITQGKSILKSDKVIIYSDKSGLIKLEAFGSPAEFSDQQEGEELPTHAYGNTIIYTRNNEKLTLIDDAKLEQGKNTFRGKKIEYNTVSRVVTAQGGEEKSQRVEIIVHPVEKDSDEEK from the coding sequence ATGCCCAATAACAGTAAGCCCTACCATCATAGCAAACCTTTTAAAAAACAGCTGATTGCTTTAATAGTGGCACTTTCAACTCTGATCTCGACTCAGGCAAGTGCATTCACAGCAAACAGCAACCAACCTATAAAAATTCAATCTGACCGAGCTGAGCTGGACGAAAAAAAGGGCCGTTCAATTTACAGTGGAGACGTTGTTATCACCCAGGGAAAGTCAATCCTGAAGTCCGACAAGGTAATTATTTATAGTGATAAAAGCGGTTTGATAAAGCTTGAAGCCTTTGGGTCTCCAGCTGAATTCTCCGACCAGCAAGAGGGAGAAGAGCTACCCACCCATGCTTACGGCAACACCATTATCTATACCCGTAATAATGAAAAGCTGACTTTAATAGACGACGCAAAACTTGAGCAGGGAAAGAACACGTTTCGAGGCAAAAAAATCGAGTACAACACGGTTAGTCGCGTAGTCACTGCTCAGGGTGGAGAAGAGAAGTCTCAGCGCGTTGAAATTATTGTCCACCCAGTTGAAAAAGATTCCGACGAAGAAAAATAA
- the lptC gene encoding LPS export ABC transporter periplasmic protein LptC: MKSEKIKKHSLLIISILAMILIVWQNSDNKIVPVASNAEQEEPDFFIVNGKYTVYDADGYVSSIMKSSEAKHYPDQNIALLKSPNLLVYREDNTTLRLTADNGRYKMTEENLELINNVTMIRDEQLKAPWTLKTESLTVLNKSRFITTKQPVTISDNVSILEGEGMNAWVDDKKIEITSNVRGNYAQ, encoded by the coding sequence GTGAAAAGCGAAAAAATCAAAAAGCACTCCCTGCTAATCATCTCAATTCTCGCCATGATCTTAATAGTCTGGCAGAACAGCGACAATAAAATTGTGCCTGTAGCAAGCAATGCAGAACAGGAAGAGCCTGACTTTTTTATCGTTAATGGAAAATACACGGTATATGATGCTGACGGCTACGTTTCGTCCATAATGAAGAGCAGTGAAGCCAAGCATTACCCCGACCAAAATATCGCACTACTAAAGAGTCCCAATTTACTGGTTTACCGGGAAGATAATACAACATTGAGACTCACAGCGGACAATGGAAGATATAAAATGACCGAGGAGAATCTGGAACTCATCAATAATGTAACGATGATCAGAGACGAGCAGTTGAAAGCCCCCTGGACACTAAAAACAGAATCCCTGACTGTGCTCAATAAATCACGCTTTATTACCACAAAACAACCCGTTACCATTAGCGATAATGTTAGCATCCTTGAAGGCGAAGGCATGAACGCCTGGGTCGACGATAAAAAGATTGAAATTACCTCCAACGTACGAGGCAACTATGCCCAATAA
- a CDS encoding KpsF/GutQ family sugar-phosphate isomerase translates to MVDSAKFISSAKRAVEIERDAISLLIGRIDNSFAKACQILLDCKGRVVVTGMGKSGHIGKKIAATLASTGTPSFFVHPGEASHGDLGMITANDVVIAISNSGNTSEVVTILPLIKRMEAPLISMTGSNTSALALEADANLDVSVELEACPLGLAPTSSTTATLVMGDALAIALLEARGFSAEDFAFSHPGGSLGRRLLLKVSDIMHTGSRIPSVNHNVLLSDALLEISEKGLGMTAITDDNGKLCGLFTDGDLRRTIDKAIDIHKTRIDEVMTANCRTISADILAAEALAIMEDSKINGLIVVDKSQKVVGALNMHDLLKAGVI, encoded by the coding sequence ATGGTAGACTCTGCTAAATTTATCAGCTCAGCAAAACGCGCCGTCGAAATTGAAAGAGACGCAATATCACTACTAATTGGACGCATCGACAACTCGTTCGCCAAAGCCTGCCAAATCCTTCTTGATTGCAAGGGGCGCGTCGTTGTAACCGGCATGGGCAAGTCAGGTCATATTGGAAAAAAAATAGCCGCGACTCTCGCGAGCACGGGCACCCCCTCCTTTTTTGTTCACCCTGGCGAAGCCAGCCATGGCGACCTGGGCATGATAACAGCAAACGATGTGGTCATAGCCATTTCGAATTCTGGCAACACATCAGAGGTGGTCACCATACTGCCCCTGATAAAAAGAATGGAAGCCCCGCTTATCAGCATGACCGGGTCAAACACCTCAGCGCTTGCTCTTGAAGCGGATGCAAACCTTGATGTAAGCGTCGAATTAGAGGCATGCCCCCTTGGCCTTGCCCCAACATCCAGTACTACAGCCACCCTGGTAATGGGCGATGCACTTGCAATTGCACTGCTTGAGGCGCGAGGCTTTAGTGCAGAAGACTTCGCGTTCTCACACCCTGGCGGAAGCTTGGGCAGACGACTGCTTCTGAAAGTATCTGACATTATGCACACGGGCAGTAGAATTCCATCCGTCAACCACAACGTATTACTTAGCGACGCCCTACTTGAGATTTCGGAAAAAGGACTCGGAATGACAGCCATTACCGATGACAACGGCAAGCTCTGCGGCCTGTTTACTGATGGCGACCTTCGAAGAACAATCGACAAAGCAATCGATATCCATAAAACCCGTATAGATGAAGTTATGACGGCAAACTGCCGGACTATTTCAGCAGATATTCTTGCAGCAGAAGCGCTTGCGATTATGGAAGACAGCAAAATAAACGGGCTTATCGTGGTAGACAAGTCGCAGAAAGTTGTTGGCGCACTCAATATGCACGATTTACTCAAAGCCGGTGTTATTTAA
- a CDS encoding calcium/sodium antiporter — protein sequence MILFFAGIIAGLVVLVWSADRFVNGSVATARNLGMSPMLIGLTIVAFGTSAPEMIVSGTAALSDASNLAVGNAIGSNIANIALVLGITALVSPIPLKPLVLKREFPVLVTATLLVTLLFLDNHLGIWDGIIMIVILAISMYFLTRNNLDAPEILEEINEIPSTSTAKAILQLVISLGLLLASSKLLVWGASGVARELGVSELIIGLTIVAIGTSLPELAASVASALKGHHDIALGNIIGSNLFNLLAVLPIPALLNPVMLDSEVLLRDYSIMLALTLLLAAAAYIMQKKGRLGRSFGSGMLAIYVAYLILLYRSLGA from the coding sequence ATGATTCTATTTTTTGCCGGCATCATTGCAGGGTTAGTCGTACTGGTATGGAGTGCAGACCGCTTTGTTAATGGCTCCGTAGCAACGGCGCGCAACCTTGGAATGTCCCCCATGCTAATAGGCCTCACAATAGTGGCCTTTGGCACATCTGCTCCAGAAATGATCGTTTCCGGTACTGCGGCACTGTCGGACGCTAGCAACCTCGCAGTCGGCAACGCCATTGGCTCAAACATAGCCAACATCGCACTTGTATTAGGTATTACTGCGTTAGTCTCCCCCATCCCGCTCAAACCGCTAGTGCTTAAGCGAGAGTTTCCCGTGCTGGTCACTGCGACACTGCTTGTTACCTTGCTGTTTCTTGATAATCATTTAGGCATATGGGATGGCATCATCATGATTGTTATTCTTGCCATATCGATGTACTTCTTAACGAGAAACAACCTGGATGCTCCTGAAATTCTTGAAGAGATTAATGAAATCCCTTCCACCAGCACCGCCAAAGCAATACTTCAGCTCGTCATTAGTCTTGGCTTACTGTTAGCCAGTTCGAAACTACTGGTATGGGGGGCAAGCGGAGTGGCCAGGGAGCTGGGAGTCAGTGAGCTGATTATCGGTTTAACCATTGTCGCCATCGGAACAAGCCTGCCAGAGTTAGCGGCATCAGTCGCCAGCGCATTAAAGGGGCACCACGATATTGCATTGGGTAATATTATTGGTTCCAACCTCTTTAACTTGCTCGCCGTACTCCCCATACCAGCACTGTTAAACCCCGTTATGCTAGATAGCGAAGTACTATTGCGTGATTACAGCATTATGTTAGCCCTTACGTTACTACTCGCTGCGGCTGCTTACATTATGCAGAAAAAAGGACGACTGGGACGCTCCTTTGGCAGTGGAATGCTAGCCATTTATGTCGCTTACCTAATACTGCTATATCGATCACTCGGTGCCTAG
- a CDS encoding ATP-binding cassette domain-containing protein — MSFSRGERLIFNDIDVDIPKGKVTSIMGPSGTGKTTLLRLIGAQLKPQKGTITVDGQNLLKLKRKDLYLAREKIGMLFQSGALFSDLTVFENVAFPLRVHTKLPEDMIRDIVLMKLQAVGLRGARDLMPAELSGGMTRRIALARTIALDPSLVMYDEPFAGQDPIAMGVLVQLIRLLNDALGMTSVLVSHDVAEALSISDHVCIISDGKVIGQGAPGHLKEHGSPLVKQFLQGLPDGPVPFHYPASDYRSDLLPGSERAQLFT; from the coding sequence ATGTCCTTTTCTAGAGGCGAACGGCTTATATTTAATGATATAGATGTTGATATCCCCAAGGGGAAAGTGACATCTATTATGGGGCCGAGTGGTACGGGTAAAACAACGTTGCTGCGTCTCATCGGAGCCCAGCTGAAACCACAAAAAGGAACGATTACCGTAGACGGTCAAAATCTTCTTAAGCTAAAAAGAAAGGATCTCTACCTCGCCCGTGAAAAAATAGGCATGTTGTTTCAAAGTGGTGCGCTATTCTCAGATTTAACGGTTTTCGAAAATGTCGCTTTTCCGCTAAGGGTGCACACTAAGTTGCCTGAAGATATGATTAGGGACATTGTGCTGATGAAATTGCAAGCGGTCGGGCTGAGGGGGGCTAGAGACTTGATGCCAGCCGAGCTTTCGGGTGGCATGACTCGTCGCATAGCGTTAGCTCGAACCATCGCTCTTGATCCGTCCTTAGTGATGTATGATGAGCCGTTTGCAGGTCAGGACCCCATCGCAATGGGGGTTCTGGTGCAGTTAATAAGGCTTTTAAATGATGCGCTAGGGATGACGAGTGTGCTCGTTTCGCATGACGTGGCTGAAGCGCTTAGCATTAGTGATCATGTTTGCATTATTTCCGATGGCAAAGTGATCGGGCAGGGGGCACCCGGCCACTTGAAAGAGCACGGTTCCCCATTAGTGAAGCAGTTTTTACAAGGACTGCCTGACGGGCCGGTACCATTTCACTATCCCGCATCCGACTATCGTTCAGATTTATTGCCAGGGAGTGAACGTGCTCAATTATTTACGTAG
- the mlaE gene encoding lipid asymmetry maintenance ABC transporter permease subunit MlaE, whose product MLNYLRRLGRQAIHTVSVLGRSGVFLMQSLVGVPNFSSGFPLLIKQLYSVGVLSLVIIVVSGLFIGMVLGLQGYNILVDYGSEQAIGQMVALTLVRELGPVVTGLLFAGRAGSALTAEIGLMKATEQLTSMEMMGVDPLRRVIAPRLWAGFISMPLLAMIFSVVGIWGGMLVGVDWLGVYEGSFWANMQASVSFQDDVLNGVIKSIVFGFVCTWIAVFQGYDSVPTSEGISAATTKTVVYSSLAVLGLDFVLTAMMFTAL is encoded by the coding sequence GTGCTCAATTATTTACGTAGGCTTGGTAGGCAGGCTATCCATACGGTTTCTGTTCTGGGACGCTCAGGTGTATTTCTGATGCAGTCGCTTGTGGGGGTTCCAAATTTCAGCAGTGGCTTTCCTTTGCTGATCAAGCAACTCTACTCTGTGGGTGTTTTATCGCTGGTCATTATTGTTGTATCAGGGCTCTTTATTGGCATGGTGCTTGGGCTGCAAGGGTATAACATATTGGTTGATTATGGCTCCGAACAGGCTATAGGGCAGATGGTCGCCTTAACGTTGGTTAGGGAGCTAGGGCCTGTCGTTACGGGGCTCTTGTTTGCGGGGCGCGCAGGGTCGGCGCTGACAGCTGAGATAGGGCTTATGAAGGCCACCGAGCAGTTAACCAGTATGGAAATGATGGGGGTTGATCCGTTACGAAGGGTGATCGCACCTCGGTTGTGGGCCGGTTTTATTTCGATGCCTCTTTTGGCCATGATTTTCAGTGTGGTCGGTATATGGGGCGGAATGCTGGTTGGAGTGGACTGGTTAGGTGTTTATGAGGGCTCGTTTTGGGCTAATATGCAAGCATCTGTTAGCTTTCAGGATGACGTGTTAAATGGCGTGATAAAGAGTATTGTTTTTGGTTTTGTGTGTACATGGATTGCCGTTTTTCAAGGCTATGATTCAGTCCCTACATCTGAGGGAATTAGCGCGGCAACAACCAAAACGGTGGTTTATTCGTCTCTGGCTGTGCTGGGGCTGGATTTTGTGTTGACTGCCATGATGTTTACGGCGTTATAG
- the mlaD gene encoding outer membrane lipid asymmetry maintenance protein MlaD, whose product MYNRTIEIVVGLFIMLGIGALAVLAFQVSGLSAKMDSETYKVYAQFDDLGGLSVRGRVSMAGVTIGKVSNIELDKESYMALVEMELYGSVDNLTTDSNAAIQTAGLLGEKYISISVGADEEYLKDGDTIFDTQSALNIEKLIGTFASGR is encoded by the coding sequence ATGTACAATCGGACAATAGAGATAGTGGTCGGGCTATTCATCATGCTAGGCATTGGTGCTTTGGCTGTGCTGGCTTTCCAGGTTAGCGGTCTTTCTGCAAAAATGGATTCAGAAACCTACAAGGTCTATGCGCAGTTTGATGATTTGGGCGGGTTGTCGGTCAGGGGGCGTGTTTCGATGGCTGGTGTAACCATTGGTAAAGTCAGCAATATTGAACTGGATAAAGAGTCATATATGGCGCTGGTTGAGATGGAACTTTATGGTTCTGTTGATAATTTGACGACAGACAGCAATGCCGCTATCCAGACAGCTGGTTTGTTGGGTGAAAAGTACATTTCCATTAGTGTTGGAGCGGATGAAGAGTACCTTAAAGATGGCGACACGATATTTGATACACAATCAGCATTGAATATCGAAAAACTAATTGGTACGTTTGCCTCTGGCAGGTAG
- a CDS encoding MlaC/ttg2D family ABC transporter substrate-binding protein — MKLKVGGFFHSWLVILAMFISPFALAGGVEGEVKRIVEESTNQLVDKLNREKSTYEVDPEKFYSEMDAALSELVDFKRIAARVMGKTARKATKEQRSSFLASFKKSLYVAYSKALVESGAFEITVEGVKVNPRSDKKASVNLVVTSESGNQYPVVYSMNYGKNKKWMLENVIVNGVNVGLAFRDRFSFEMRNHQGNIDKVIENWTAKIDISDDSVATQ; from the coding sequence ATGAAATTGAAGGTCGGTGGTTTTTTCCATAGCTGGTTAGTTATATTGGCGATGTTTATAAGTCCTTTCGCGTTGGCGGGTGGCGTAGAAGGAGAGGTGAAGCGAATTGTTGAAGAAAGTACAAACCAGTTAGTTGATAAGCTGAACCGTGAAAAATCGACTTATGAGGTTGACCCTGAAAAGTTCTACAGCGAAATGGACGCCGCCTTGAGTGAGTTGGTCGACTTTAAACGCATAGCTGCGAGAGTAATGGGTAAAACAGCTCGAAAAGCGACCAAAGAGCAAAGATCCAGTTTCCTCGCTTCATTTAAAAAGAGTTTGTATGTCGCGTATTCCAAAGCACTTGTAGAGAGTGGTGCGTTTGAAATAACCGTCGAAGGCGTTAAAGTTAACCCCAGAAGCGACAAAAAGGCCTCCGTTAACCTTGTTGTTACATCTGAGAGTGGTAATCAGTACCCTGTGGTTTATTCAATGAACTACGGCAAAAATAAAAAATGGATGCTTGAGAATGTCATTGTTAATGGGGTTAATGTCGGGCTTGCCTTTAGAGACCGATTTAGCTTTGAGATGCGTAACCATCAGGGGAATATTGACAAGGTTATAGAAAACTGGACAGCTAAAATTGATATTAGCGACGATTCTGTTGCAACTCAGTAA
- a CDS encoding STAS domain-containing protein: MVAEVSVQDAGILALSGDVTSDNVVSIRRKGEDAIAKMPSSAIVNLAGLGAANTLTLSLLLAWVRCARQQNMELTIAESPGKLFDMARVSGLELVLPFEPSGS; the protein is encoded by the coding sequence ATGGTTGCTGAAGTGAGTGTACAAGATGCAGGCATACTTGCTCTCTCAGGGGATGTGACATCGGACAATGTTGTTTCCATTCGGCGCAAGGGAGAGGATGCTATCGCTAAAATGCCGTCAAGCGCGATTGTTAACCTGGCCGGTTTGGGGGCGGCGAACACGCTTACCCTTTCGCTGCTATTGGCTTGGGTGAGGTGTGCCAGGCAGCAAAATATGGAACTAACCATCGCCGAAAGTCCCGGCAAGCTCTTTGATATGGCCAGAGTGAGCGGCTTGGAGTTGGTGCTTCCATTTGAACCCTCCGGCAGTTGA
- a CDS encoding BolA family protein, whose amino-acid sequence MQAEDVAKILTDSLPDCEVSVAGEGNHFQLTVVGEVFEGLSSVKRQQKVYACLNSYIADGTIHAITMKTYTPSEWQKNS is encoded by the coding sequence ATGCAAGCAGAAGACGTAGCAAAAATCCTGACCGACTCTCTTCCTGACTGCGAGGTTTCCGTTGCGGGTGAGGGAAATCACTTTCAGTTGACTGTTGTCGGTGAAGTCTTTGAAGGTCTTTCGTCGGTAAAAAGACAGCAGAAAGTGTATGCCTGTCTTAACTCTTATATCGCCGACGGGACAATTCACGCGATAACTATGAAGACCTATACGCCATCTGAATGGCAGAAAAACAGTTAG